A genomic window from Planococcus rifietoensis includes:
- the gatB gene encoding Asp-tRNA(Asn)/Glu-tRNA(Gln) amidotransferase subunit GatB yields MNFETIIGLEVHVELKTESKMFSPSPAHFGAEPNTNTNVIDLGYPGVLPVVNKTAVDWAMKAALALNCEITRHTKFDRKNYFYPDNPKAYQISQFDQPIGEHGWLEIEVNGEKKRIGITRLHMEEDAGKLTHTGNGHSLVDFNRQGTPLIEIVSEPDIRTPEEAYAYLEKIKSIIQYTGVSDVRMEEGSLRCDANISLRPYGRDEFGTKTELKNLNSFNFVKKGLEHEQIRQEQVLLAGGIIEQETRRYDESTGKTLLMRIKEGSDDYRYFPEPDLVDIVIDDAWLERVRAEIPELPDARKARYVSELGLSSYDAMVLTLQKPISDFFEATVKAGADAKLASNWLMGEVSAYLNAQNKELEETELTPEGLAGMIKLIGEGTISSKIAKKVFKELIEKGGDPNKIVKAQGLVQISDENVLLEYVTNTLDANPQSIEDYKNGKDRAIGFLVGQIMKATKGQANPSLLNKILLEEIAKR; encoded by the coding sequence ATGAATTTCGAAACGATCATCGGGCTTGAAGTCCACGTCGAACTGAAGACGGAATCCAAAATGTTCTCGCCTTCCCCAGCTCATTTCGGTGCTGAACCGAATACCAACACAAACGTGATCGACCTTGGCTACCCTGGAGTCTTGCCGGTCGTCAATAAAACGGCAGTCGATTGGGCGATGAAAGCGGCACTTGCGTTAAACTGTGAGATTACGCGCCACACCAAATTCGACCGTAAAAACTATTTTTATCCGGATAACCCGAAAGCCTACCAGATTTCCCAGTTTGATCAGCCGATCGGTGAACATGGCTGGCTTGAAATCGAAGTGAACGGCGAGAAAAAACGCATCGGCATCACGCGTCTCCATATGGAAGAAGACGCAGGAAAGCTGACGCATACCGGAAATGGCCATTCTCTTGTCGACTTTAACCGTCAAGGCACGCCATTGATCGAAATCGTCTCGGAACCGGATATCCGCACGCCGGAAGAAGCGTATGCGTATTTGGAAAAAATCAAATCGATTATCCAATACACAGGCGTTTCCGATGTGCGCATGGAAGAAGGCTCGCTTCGCTGCGACGCCAATATCTCCTTGCGCCCATACGGCCGCGATGAATTCGGCACGAAAACTGAGCTGAAGAACTTGAACTCGTTCAACTTCGTTAAAAAAGGCTTGGAGCACGAACAGATCCGCCAAGAGCAAGTATTGCTTGCAGGCGGCATCATCGAGCAGGAAACACGCCGCTACGATGAATCAACTGGCAAAACTTTGCTGATGCGCATCAAAGAAGGCTCGGATGATTACCGTTACTTCCCGGAACCGGACCTGGTTGATATCGTCATCGACGACGCATGGCTCGAGCGCGTGCGTGCAGAAATTCCGGAACTTCCGGATGCCCGTAAAGCCCGCTACGTATCAGAACTTGGCTTGTCGTCATATGACGCGATGGTGTTGACTTTGCAGAAACCAATTTCCGATTTCTTCGAAGCGACCGTTAAAGCCGGCGCTGATGCGAAACTGGCATCAAACTGGCTCATGGGCGAAGTGTCCGCTTACCTCAATGCTCAGAATAAAGAGCTTGAGGAGACGGAACTGACGCCGGAAGGACTTGCCGGCATGATCAAATTGATCGGCGAAGGCACGATTTCTTCGAAAATCGCCAAGAAAGTCTTCAAGGAATTGATCGAAAAAGGCGGCGACCCGAACAAGATCGTCAAAGCGCAAGGCTTGGTGCAGATCTCGGACGAAAACGTATTGCTTGAGTACGTCACCAATACTTTGGACGCCAACCCCCAATCGATCGAAGATTACAAGAACGGGAAAGACCGTGCAATCGGTTTCCTCGTCGGGCAAATCATGAAAGCGACAAAAGGGCAGGCTAACCCGTCGCTCTTGAACAAAATCCTCCTCGAGGAAATCGCGAAACGTTAA
- a CDS encoding CamS family sex pheromone protein: MKRIWWIPISILLLSGCVPSGNDEAEVINTEEEEAETAIIPSMQLDDQYYRTLLPYKQSATRGKIVSRLNSRYDIKEAEHGLLRLSQQQFSPDDYYFQEGQKITDEEASLWLQRESKDNPQGLNPEDGRSQAETDGGERPQPELLAHILEQNYLVKTEEDKIRLGGVSIGLAMNTVYYSSTDDIPYEESIPQDQIAEEGKRMADEIVKRLREKEGMADVPILVALFAQNSRNAMTPGTYFSYGAAPKGETEVANWNDVDEEYVVFPTSGTDEQYRDIDTAFRNFKQDVELYFSNFTSVIGKGFYQSGQLQEMKIEIPIQFYGSAEVIGFTQYVTGLILDHFPDDIQIEVNVTSTNGAEALILRKAGETEPVVHIYE, encoded by the coding sequence ATGAAACGCATTTGGTGGATCCCGATCAGCATCTTGCTGCTTTCGGGATGTGTCCCTTCCGGAAATGACGAGGCGGAAGTGATCAACACAGAAGAAGAAGAGGCGGAAACGGCGATCATCCCGAGCATGCAGCTCGATGATCAATATTACCGGACGCTGTTGCCGTATAAGCAAAGCGCCACCCGCGGAAAAATCGTCAGCCGGCTGAATTCTCGCTACGATATCAAGGAAGCGGAGCACGGATTATTGCGCCTATCGCAGCAGCAGTTCTCACCGGATGATTATTATTTCCAGGAAGGCCAAAAAATCACCGATGAAGAAGCTTCGCTGTGGCTCCAACGCGAAAGCAAAGATAATCCGCAAGGGCTAAACCCGGAGGATGGCCGCAGCCAAGCGGAGACCGACGGCGGCGAACGCCCGCAACCGGAATTGCTGGCGCATATCCTTGAGCAAAATTACCTCGTCAAAACCGAGGAAGACAAAATTCGTCTTGGCGGGGTTTCCATCGGACTTGCCATGAATACGGTTTATTATAGTTCGACGGACGACATCCCCTACGAAGAATCGATTCCTCAAGATCAGATTGCTGAAGAAGGCAAACGGATGGCTGATGAAATCGTCAAGCGCTTAAGGGAGAAAGAAGGAATGGCGGATGTGCCGATCCTCGTCGCTTTATTCGCACAAAACAGCCGCAACGCGATGACACCCGGCACATACTTCTCTTACGGCGCTGCCCCGAAAGGCGAGACCGAAGTGGCGAACTGGAATGATGTCGACGAAGAGTATGTCGTATTCCCGACTTCTGGGACGGACGAGCAATACCGGGATATCGATACGGCGTTCCGCAACTTCAAGCAAGACGTCGAATTGTATTTCTCGAATTTCACGAGCGTCATCGGCAAAGGCTTCTATCAAAGCGGCCAATTGCAGGAGATGAAAATCGAAATCCCGATCCAGTTTTATGGCTCGGCTGAAGTGATCGGCTTTACGCAATACGTCACCGGCCTGATCTTGGATCATTTCCCAGACGACATCCAAATTGAAGTGAACGTCACGTCGACCAACGGCGCGGAAGCACTCATTTTACGGAAAGCCGGGGAAACGGAACCGGTTGTCCATATTTACGAGTAA
- a CDS encoding thioredoxin family protein yields the protein MMTELEYFEHAISLEKYMAQMESNQEKTYTIYEKFELPDDPEFIDMLKQQQLNILAITEDWCGDAMMVNPILRKLAEAADLEVRCVYRDDNPELMDRYLTNGGKSIPKYIFLSESGEVKGSWGPRSPKVQQMVDEKKARLPEKEDPQYELHWKTVIGEISDRFTSDPELWQETYEDIRKSLQKSLA from the coding sequence ATGATGACGGAACTGGAATATTTTGAGCATGCCATCTCACTGGAGAAATATATGGCGCAGATGGAATCCAATCAGGAAAAAACCTACACGATCTATGAGAAATTCGAGTTGCCGGACGATCCGGAATTTATCGATATGCTGAAACAGCAGCAATTGAACATCTTGGCGATTACCGAAGATTGGTGTGGTGATGCGATGATGGTCAACCCGATTCTCCGGAAATTGGCGGAAGCGGCGGATCTCGAAGTCCGCTGTGTTTACCGCGACGACAATCCGGAACTCATGGACCGTTATTTAACGAATGGCGGCAAGTCGATCCCGAAATACATTTTTCTGTCCGAAAGCGGAGAAGTGAAAGGGTCGTGGGGGCCACGGTCACCAAAAGTCCAGCAGATGGTCGATGAAAAGAAAGCAAGACTGCCGGAAAAAGAAGATCCTCAATACGAGCTGCACTGGAAAACGGTAATCGGGGAGATTTCGGATCGTTTCACATCCGACCCGGAGCTTTGGCAAGAGACGTATGAAGACATTCGCAAGAGCTTGCAAAAAAGCTTGGCTTAA
- the gatC gene encoding Asp-tRNA(Asn)/Glu-tRNA(Gln) amidotransferase subunit GatC — MAKMTKEEVIEVAHLARLAITDEEAVHFADQLEAITNAMELLNELDTENVEPTTHVLPLVNVMREDKSIEGLPRELVMKNVKEHEGGQVRVPTILD, encoded by the coding sequence ATGGCGAAAATGACAAAAGAAGAAGTAATCGAAGTGGCCCACTTGGCGCGTTTGGCAATTACCGATGAGGAAGCTGTGCATTTTGCGGATCAATTGGAAGCGATCACCAATGCGATGGAATTGCTGAATGAATTGGATACGGAAAATGTAGAACCGACGACGCATGTATTGCCGCTGGTCAATGTGATGCGCGAAGACAAGTCGATCGAAGGCTTGCCGCGTGAATTGGTAATGAAAAACGTAAAAGAACATGAAGGCGGACAAGTGCGTGTGCCAACGATTCTGGACTGA
- the gatA gene encoding Asp-tRNA(Asn)/Glu-tRNA(Gln) amidotransferase subunit GatA: MKLADKTASELQELLHSKELTIAELTEATFKRIKELDPKVDAFLALNEEQATKQAAEMDQTDTGERGPLYGLPIGVKDNIVTEGLETTASSLILKGFNPIYNATVVDKLREAGMVIVGKLNMDEFAMGSSNENSYYKNTKNPWNLETVPGGSSGGSAAAVAAGEVPFTLGSDTGGSIRQPAAFCGVVGMKPTYGRVSRFGLIAYASSFDQIGPITRTVKDNALLLNAISGHDEKDSTSANVEVPDFTAALTGDIEGLRIGVPKEYFAEGVSEASKQAVKDALKVLEEKGATWEEISLPHSKYALSTYYILASSEASSNLSRFDGIRYGYRTEKAGSLLEFYMNTRSEGFGDEVKRRIMLGTYALSSGYYDAYYKKAQKVRTLIKQDFDKAFENFDVIVGPTTPTPAFKIGEIIDDPLTMYANDILTIPVNLAGVPAISVPCGFENGLPLGLQIIGNYFDEETVYRVADAFEQATEFHKEIPQTWEGAAQ, from the coding sequence ATGAAGTTAGCTGATAAAACTGCAAGCGAATTGCAGGAATTACTACATAGCAAAGAATTGACGATTGCGGAGTTGACGGAAGCGACATTCAAGCGCATCAAGGAATTAGACCCGAAAGTTGATGCCTTTTTGGCTTTGAATGAAGAGCAGGCGACAAAGCAAGCAGCTGAAATGGATCAAACGGATACAGGGGAACGTGGCCCGCTTTACGGCTTGCCGATCGGCGTAAAGGATAATATCGTCACGGAAGGACTCGAGACGACAGCATCGAGCTTGATCCTGAAAGGCTTCAACCCAATCTACAACGCAACGGTTGTGGATAAATTGCGCGAAGCCGGCATGGTCATCGTCGGTAAATTGAATATGGATGAATTCGCAATGGGTTCTTCCAATGAAAACTCTTACTATAAAAACACGAAAAACCCGTGGAACTTAGAAACTGTTCCAGGCGGTTCGTCGGGCGGTTCAGCTGCGGCTGTAGCAGCAGGTGAAGTTCCGTTCACACTCGGTTCCGATACAGGCGGATCCATCCGTCAGCCAGCTGCTTTTTGTGGTGTTGTCGGCATGAAGCCGACATACGGCCGTGTATCCCGTTTTGGGTTGATCGCTTATGCGTCATCGTTCGACCAAATCGGCCCGATCACGCGCACGGTTAAAGACAACGCCCTTCTTTTGAATGCCATTTCCGGGCACGATGAAAAAGACTCGACATCCGCAAATGTTGAAGTGCCTGACTTCACAGCAGCACTCACTGGCGACATCGAAGGCCTTCGCATCGGTGTGCCGAAAGAATATTTCGCAGAAGGCGTCAGCGAAGCATCGAAACAAGCTGTAAAAGATGCACTGAAAGTATTGGAAGAAAAAGGCGCAACATGGGAAGAGATTTCCTTGCCGCATTCCAAATACGCGCTTTCTACGTATTACATCTTGGCTTCATCTGAAGCATCTTCCAACTTGTCCCGTTTCGACGGCATCCGTTACGGCTACCGCACGGAAAAAGCCGGAAGCTTGCTTGAGTTCTACATGAACACACGCTCTGAAGGCTTCGGCGACGAAGTGAAGCGCCGCATCATGCTCGGAACGTACGCACTCAGCTCGGGCTATTACGACGCTTACTACAAAAAAGCGCAAAAAGTGCGTACTTTGATCAAGCAGGATTTCGATAAAGCGTTCGAAAACTTCGATGTCATCGTCGGGCCGACAACGCCGACACCGGCATTCAAGATCGGCGAAATCATCGATGATCCTTTGACAATGTATGCGAACGATATCTTGACGATTCCTGTCAACTTGGCAGGCGTTCCAGCCATTTCAGTCCCATGCGGCTTCGAAAACGGATTGCCGCTCGGATTGCAGATCATCGGCAATTATTTCGATGAAGAAACCGTCTACCGCGTCGCGGATGCTTTTGAGCAGGCGACCGAGTTCCATAAAGAAATACCGCAAACATGGGAGGGAGCAGCACAATGA
- a CDS encoding diacylglycerol kinase → MKRARIIYNPTSGRELFRRHLPEVLEKMEIAGYETSCHATTCEGDAVKAAEYAVERKFDLVVAVGGDGTLNEVVSGIAKYPVRPKVGLIPMGTTNDFARAVRIPRDINRAVDIIIKGESIPVDIGVMNDDRYFVNIAGGGRLTELTYEVPSKLKTVLGQLAYYLKGIEMIPSIRSSRVRIEYDGQVFDDKAMMFLIGLTNSVGGFEKLAPDASINDGKFTLLILKELNMAEFIRVASLALRGEHLSDPHVLYVKASKISVTSNERVLLNLDGEFGGILPATFENLERHIEMFVPLEYIKEKDRK, encoded by the coding sequence ATGAAACGAGCACGCATAATTTATAACCCGACATCCGGCAGGGAACTGTTCCGCCGCCACCTCCCGGAAGTATTGGAAAAAATGGAAATTGCAGGATACGAAACGTCCTGCCATGCGACCACCTGTGAAGGGGACGCAGTAAAAGCGGCGGAATATGCGGTCGAGCGCAAATTTGATTTGGTGGTGGCAGTCGGTGGGGACGGGACACTCAATGAAGTCGTTTCCGGAATCGCCAAATACCCGGTACGCCCGAAAGTGGGCTTGATTCCGATGGGCACGACCAATGATTTTGCACGGGCTGTGCGCATTCCACGCGATATTAACCGCGCTGTCGATATCATCATCAAAGGCGAGTCGATCCCTGTCGATATCGGGGTTATGAACGATGACCGCTATTTCGTCAATATTGCAGGAGGCGGGCGCTTGACGGAATTGACGTATGAAGTTCCGAGCAAGCTCAAGACGGTGCTTGGCCAATTGGCGTATTATTTGAAAGGCATCGAGATGATTCCCTCGATTCGCTCATCTCGTGTCCGCATTGAATACGATGGTCAAGTGTTCGACGACAAAGCGATGATGTTTTTGATCGGCTTGACCAATTCCGTCGGCGGCTTTGAAAAACTGGCGCCGGATGCCAGCATCAACGACGGCAAATTCACCTTGCTCATCCTGAAGGAATTGAACATGGCGGAATTTATCCGTGTGGCATCACTTGCGCTTCGCGGGGAGCATTTATCCGACCCGCATGTGTTGTATGTGAAAGCGAGCAAGATTTCCGTGACGTCCAATGAACGCGTCTTGCTGAACCTCGACGGCGAGTTCGGCGGTATTTTGCCGGCTACCTTCGAAAACCTGGAGCGTCATATTGAAATGTTCGTGCCGCTGGAGTATATCAAAGAAAAAGACCGCAAATAA
- the ligA gene encoding NAD-dependent DNA ligase LigA, whose translation MDRIKAEERVTELNELLRNYGHAYYVLDKPSVPDAVYDQLLNELIELENLYPDLIFPDSPTQRVGGTPLSNFEKVRHERPMLSLSNVFNEEDLRDFDKRVRGGAGDSVEYVCELKIDGLAVSLHYENGKFVRGLTRGDGRVGEDITVNLRTVRSIPLKLKEPVSIEVRGEVFMPKKSFHALNEDREERGEELFANPRNAAAGSLRQLDSKIAAKRNLDVFIYGIGGDGETYGLNNHNESLQYLTDLGFKTNGERKVCRSVEEVLAYIEQWTDGRNQLSYEIDGIVIKVNRFLHQQDLGFTAKSPKWATAYKFPAEEVMTTVRDIELSIGRTGVVTPTAILEPVAVAGTTVQRASLHNEDLIRERDIRINDKVIIRKAGDIIPEVVKALIEMRSGDELPFEMPTECPACASELVRIEGEVALRCVNPKCPAQIVEGMIHFVSRNAMNIDGLGEKVIEQLYREGLIHDISDLYALTKEQLLELERMGDKSATNLIEAIAASKSNSMERLLFGLGIRHVGERGARILSEHFGSMDQLMQANLEELIAIHEIGDKMADAVVTYFEKEEVAALVERLRERGVNLSYTGTIVRVEEGANAFAGKKIVLTGKLENMTRQEAGERIEALGGKLTGSVSKKTDLLIAGEEAGSKLDKAQDLGVEVWNEERLLMELNE comes from the coding sequence ATGGACCGCATCAAAGCTGAAGAACGTGTAACCGAATTGAATGAATTGCTCCGGAACTACGGGCATGCCTATTATGTGCTCGATAAGCCAAGCGTGCCGGATGCCGTGTACGATCAATTGCTCAACGAATTGATCGAGCTGGAGAACCTATATCCCGATTTGATTTTCCCGGACTCCCCAACGCAACGGGTCGGGGGGACACCCTTGTCGAATTTCGAGAAAGTCCGCCACGAGCGGCCGATGCTCAGTTTGTCGAACGTCTTTAACGAAGAAGATTTGCGTGATTTCGATAAACGTGTGCGCGGCGGTGCCGGGGACTCGGTCGAATATGTGTGCGAACTGAAAATTGACGGCCTGGCCGTTTCGCTTCATTACGAAAACGGCAAATTCGTGCGCGGTTTGACGCGCGGCGACGGCCGTGTCGGAGAAGACATTACGGTCAACCTCCGCACAGTCCGCTCGATTCCGCTTAAATTAAAAGAGCCGGTATCGATCGAAGTGCGCGGCGAAGTGTTCATGCCGAAAAAATCGTTCCATGCACTTAATGAAGACCGCGAGGAGCGGGGCGAAGAATTATTCGCCAATCCGCGCAATGCTGCAGCCGGTTCTTTGCGCCAATTGGATTCAAAAATTGCCGCTAAGCGCAATTTGGATGTCTTCATCTACGGCATTGGCGGAGACGGGGAAACTTACGGCTTGAACAACCATAACGAGTCCCTTCAATATTTGACGGATCTCGGCTTTAAAACGAACGGCGAGCGGAAAGTTTGTCGCTCGGTGGAAGAAGTGCTGGCATACATTGAGCAATGGACAGATGGGCGCAACCAGTTGAGCTATGAAATTGATGGCATCGTCATTAAAGTCAATCGCTTTTTGCACCAGCAAGACCTCGGGTTCACGGCAAAAAGCCCGAAATGGGCGACCGCCTATAAATTCCCGGCAGAAGAAGTGATGACGACCGTACGTGATATCGAGCTGAGCATAGGCCGGACCGGCGTCGTCACCCCGACAGCTATTCTTGAGCCTGTCGCTGTTGCCGGCACCACGGTGCAGCGTGCGTCTCTCCATAATGAAGACTTGATCCGGGAGCGCGATATCCGCATCAATGATAAAGTGATCATCCGAAAAGCGGGCGATATCATTCCGGAAGTCGTCAAGGCGCTGATTGAAATGCGCTCCGGCGACGAACTGCCGTTTGAAATGCCGACCGAATGCCCCGCATGCGCAAGCGAATTGGTCCGCATTGAAGGGGAAGTGGCGCTGCGCTGCGTCAACCCGAAATGCCCGGCGCAAATCGTCGAAGGCATGATACATTTCGTTTCGCGCAATGCCATGAATATTGACGGGCTCGGTGAGAAAGTGATCGAGCAATTATATCGCGAAGGGCTCATCCACGATATTTCGGATCTCTATGCTTTGACGAAAGAGCAATTGTTGGAACTCGAGCGCATGGGCGATAAATCCGCCACCAACTTGATCGAGGCGATAGCAGCTTCCAAGAGCAATTCGATGGAACGCTTGTTGTTCGGCCTTGGCATTCGCCACGTCGGTGAACGCGGGGCGCGCATCTTGTCGGAGCATTTCGGCTCGATGGATCAATTGATGCAGGCAAACTTGGAAGAATTGATTGCCATCCATGAAATCGGCGATAAGATGGCCGATGCAGTCGTCACCTATTTCGAAAAGGAAGAAGTTGCAGCACTTGTGGAACGTTTACGCGAGCGAGGCGTCAATTTATCCTACACGGGCACAATCGTCCGCGTAGAAGAAGGCGCCAATGCGTTTGCCGGCAAGAAAATCGTGCTGACCGGTAAGTTGGAAAACATGACCCGCCAGGAAGCCGGCGAACGGATCGAGGCACTCGGCGGCAAATTGACCGGCAGCGTCAGCAAGAAAACCGATTTGCTGATTGCCGGCGAAGAAGCCGGGTCCAAACTCGACAAAGCGCAGGATCTCGGCGTAGAAGTGTGGAACGAAGAACGCCTGCTTATGGAATTGAACGAATAA
- a CDS encoding cytochrome ubiquinol oxidase subunit I — MGFEDVALQSRILTLMTLSFHIIYATIGVGVPLMIMIAQWVGIRKNDEHYILLARRWARGFVITVAVGVVTGTAIGLQLSLLWPNFMQMAGNVIALPLFMEVFAFFFEAIFLGIYLYTWDRFEDQRKHFLLLVPVALGAAASSVFITIVNSFMNAPQGFDVLNGELVNVSPLLAMFSPAVPTKVAHVLSTAFMTSAFVLASIAAFRLLRGSNHIYHKKALFLTMKLALVFSVATAIIGDFSGKYLAEYQPEKLAAAEWHFETGSEAELVLFGVLDGEEPKYAIRIPYALSILAHGVPSGEVIGLNDFREDEIPPLWIHYLFDTMVTLGMWLAFFSFVYVVGAWRGWSIVTRKWFRWLTVLSGPLAMLAIQAGWWFTEVGRQPWILRGYMKTSEGATTSGQVDLMIVMFAGLYVILGIGTVVVLSRMYKRNPVEKELAQRESVKGGEE; from the coding sequence TTGGGATTTGAAGATGTGGCTTTACAAAGCCGGATACTGACCTTGATGACCCTATCATTCCACATCATCTACGCGACGATCGGTGTGGGGGTCCCACTCATGATCATGATTGCCCAATGGGTCGGGATCAGAAAAAATGACGAGCATTATATTCTCCTGGCACGCCGCTGGGCGAGAGGGTTCGTCATCACGGTAGCGGTCGGTGTCGTGACCGGTACCGCAATCGGGCTGCAATTATCCTTGTTGTGGCCAAACTTTATGCAGATGGCAGGGAATGTCATTGCGCTTCCGCTGTTTATGGAAGTTTTCGCCTTTTTCTTTGAAGCGATTTTCCTCGGAATTTATTTATATACGTGGGACCGTTTTGAAGACCAGCGCAAACATTTCCTATTGCTGGTTCCGGTCGCACTCGGAGCAGCTGCTTCCTCTGTATTTATCACCATCGTCAATTCGTTTATGAATGCGCCGCAAGGTTTTGATGTGTTGAACGGCGAGTTGGTCAATGTGAGCCCATTGCTCGCGATGTTCAGCCCGGCCGTGCCGACGAAAGTCGCACACGTCCTGTCGACAGCGTTCATGACGAGCGCCTTCGTGTTGGCATCGATCGCTGCCTTCCGTTTGCTGCGCGGATCGAATCATATTTACCATAAGAAAGCATTGTTCCTGACCATGAAGCTCGCGCTAGTCTTTTCGGTTGCCACCGCTATCATCGGCGACTTTTCAGGGAAATACTTGGCCGAATACCAGCCAGAGAAACTGGCGGCTGCCGAATGGCATTTTGAAACGGGATCGGAAGCTGAACTGGTGTTGTTCGGTGTGTTGGACGGCGAAGAGCCGAAATACGCAATCCGCATTCCATACGCGCTCAGCATTTTGGCGCACGGTGTACCAAGCGGTGAAGTCATCGGCTTGAATGATTTCCGGGAAGATGAAATTCCGCCGCTGTGGATCCATTACCTCTTCGATACGATGGTCACCCTCGGCATGTGGCTCGCGTTCTTCTCCTTCGTTTACGTCGTCGGAGCGTGGCGCGGCTGGTCCATTGTCACAAGGAAATGGTTCCGCTGGCTGACTGTACTGAGCGGGCCACTCGCGATGCTCGCGATACAGGCCGGCTGGTGGTTCACGGAAGTCGGCAGGCAGCCGTGGATCTTGCGCGGCTATATGAAGACCAGTGAAGGGGCAACGACAAGCGGGCAAGTCGATTTGATGATCGTCATGTTCGCCGGTCTCTATGTCATTCTCGGAATCGGCACAGTTGTCGTCTTGTCACGCATGTACAAACGCAACCCGGTCGAGAAGGAATTGGCACAGCGTGAATCCGTAAAAGGCGGTGAAGAATAA
- a CDS encoding NUDIX hydrolase, with protein METSRKVFAYITRGEEHNRELLLFEYKGEPEVGLQVPGGTIGEGELLIDALYREVKEETGLPRDVLEFVGKIHKYNYYPAHKDKAYERNIFHFEYTGEKIDEFEHTIKSEGRDNGLIVQYRWEPIEGLPKLAADQDEAIELLEY; from the coding sequence ATGGAAACAAGCAGAAAGGTATTTGCCTATATTACCAGAGGCGAAGAACACAACCGAGAATTGCTCTTATTTGAGTACAAAGGCGAACCCGAAGTCGGCTTACAAGTGCCAGGCGGAACGATTGGGGAAGGCGAATTATTGATCGATGCCCTATACCGCGAAGTGAAAGAAGAAACCGGCTTGCCGCGCGATGTGCTGGAATTCGTCGGGAAAATCCACAAATACAATTACTACCCGGCGCATAAAGACAAAGCGTACGAGCGCAACATCTTCCATTTTGAATACACTGGCGAAAAAATCGACGAGTTCGAACATACCATCAAAAGCGAAGGGCGCGACAATGGCCTTATCGTTCAGTATCGCTGGGAGCCGATTGAAGGCTTGCCGAAGCTTGCGGCGGACCAGGACGAAGCAATCGAATTGCTGGAATACTGA
- a CDS encoding cytochrome d ubiquinol oxidase subunit II, producing the protein MTLEIIGISVLWLFLFLYVIVASIDFGAGFFNAYSAFSDKQHILTGIIQRYLSPVWEVTNVFFVFFFVGIIGFFPQTAFYYGTTLLVPASIALILLAVRGSYYAFATYGAKINHRGYIYMYGLSGLMLPAALSPVLAISEGGFMRLEGGQPSLDYWALFTSPLMWSIVVLSIAAVLYISAVFLTWYAWKAGDEKATQLVRKYALVWAGPTIVTATGIIFELRGHNPEHYASLLDLWWMFALSFLLFLGTVFLIWKKRNYGLAFILLVGQFFTAFFAYGASHYPYLLYPHLTIYDSFTNESMAIALIIAFIAGLGLLLPSLYLLFRLFLFDKDYVKGKSDYHA; encoded by the coding sequence ATGACACTCGAAATTATCGGGATTTCCGTTCTTTGGCTGTTTTTATTCCTCTACGTCATCGTGGCGTCGATTGATTTCGGCGCTGGATTCTTTAACGCCTACAGTGCTTTTTCCGACAAGCAGCATATTTTGACAGGCATCATCCAGCGTTATCTGTCGCCGGTATGGGAAGTCACGAACGTCTTTTTCGTGTTCTTCTTCGTCGGCATCATCGGGTTTTTCCCGCAGACGGCGTTCTATTACGGCACGACGCTTCTTGTGCCGGCAAGCATTGCGCTTATCTTGCTGGCAGTGCGTGGTTCCTATTACGCGTTCGCCACATACGGTGCGAAGATCAACCACCGCGGTTATATCTATATGTACGGCTTATCCGGCCTAATGCTTCCGGCGGCACTGTCGCCGGTGCTGGCCATTTCAGAAGGCGGCTTTATGCGCCTGGAGGGCGGGCAGCCGTCGCTTGATTACTGGGCGCTGTTTACAAGCCCCTTGATGTGGAGCATCGTCGTCTTGAGCATTGCCGCAGTATTGTATATTTCTGCCGTGTTCTTGACTTGGTATGCGTGGAAAGCTGGAGACGAGAAAGCGACTCAGCTCGTCCGCAAATACGCATTGGTTTGGGCAGGCCCGACAATTGTCACGGCGACCGGCATCATTTTCGAGCTTCGCGGGCACAACCCGGAACATTATGCGAGCTTGCTCGATTTGTGGTGGATGTTCGCGCTGTCGTTCCTGTTGTTCCTCGGTACCGTGTTCTTGATCTGGAAGAAACGCAATTACGGCTTGGCGTTCATCTTGCTCGTCGGCCAATTCTTTACCGCGTTTTTTGCCTACGGGGCGTCTCATTACCCTTATCTGTTGTATCCGCACCTGACGATTTACGATAGCTTCACGAATGAATCGATGGCGATCGCCTTGATCATCGCCTTTATCGCAGGGCTCGGGCTATTGCTGCCATCGCTTTATCTCTTATTCCGCCTGTTCCTATTCGACAAAGATTACGTCAAAGGGAAATCGGATTATCATGCCTAA